In Nematostella vectensis chromosome 2, jaNemVect1.1, whole genome shotgun sequence, one genomic interval encodes:
- the LOC5504257 gene encoding protocadherin Fat 3 isoform X1, giving the protein MMKEAIEREITEIFEKDVTLKAYFRGCTLLTLRAGSVMADVQLWMSPQFTGSLSDMTRSFIDGLNSTNDGGTYLGSSLRVTTPTVSDYNECENNDQNCHRDAECVNELGKFSCKCNDGFDGDGVSCKPGFVKTFWWVVILLGLVLLVVIIIIAILIIRKPKYDARYGLEDDETKLSRRSSNATSNLSYRDGDVYYRDTRSQVRSMVISPNESSKGNLGRNNPVYEGEESGDTIAMGSVSPADNGSAKYGDTIDDKDQIL; this is encoded by the exons ATGATGAAGGAGGCAATAGAGAGAGAG ATTACAGAAATATTCGAGAAGGATGTGACCCTGAAGGCATATTTCCGAGGCTGTACATTGCTTACCTTGAG GGCTGGCAGTGTGATGGCAGATGTTCAATTATGGATGAGTCCCCAGTTTACTGGAAGTCTTTCCGACATGACAAGAAGCTTCATAGATGGCCTCAATAGCACTAATGACGGCGGCACATATCTCGGGAGTTCACTAAGGGTAACAACCCCAACTGTCTCAG ATTACAATGAATGCGAAAACAACGACCAGAATTGCCACAGAGATGCTGAATGTGTTAACGAATTGGGGAAGTTCTCTTGTAAATGCAACGATGGATTTGATGGTGACGGCGTTTCTTGCAAGC CGGGATTTGTGAAGACGTTCTGGTGGGTGGTGATACTGCTCGGACTGGTTCTTcttgttgtcatcatcatcatagccattCTCATCATCAGGAAGCCCAAATACGATGCCAG GTACGGTCTGGAGGATGACGAGACAAAGCTATCTCGGCGTTCAAGTAACGCCACCAGTAACTTGTCTTACCGGGACGGTGACGTGTACTACCGAGACACTCGTAGCCAGGTGCGCTCCATGGTCATCAGCCCGAATGAGAGCTCCAAGGGCAACCTCGGCAGGAATAACCCGGTGTACGAGGGCGAGGAGAGTGGTGATACCATTGCCATGGGAAGCGTGAGCCCGGCGGATAATGGCAGCGCGAAGTACGGTGACACGATTGACGATAAAGATCAAAT ACTCTAA
- the LOC5504257 gene encoding protocadherin Fat 3 isoform X2, which yields MMKEAIEREITEIFEKDVTLKAYFRGCTLLTLRAGSVMADVQLWMSPQFTGSLSDMTRSFIDGLNSTNDGGTYLGSSLRVTTPTVSDYNECENNDQNCHRDAECVNELGKFSCKCNDGFDGDGVSCKPGFVKTFWWVVILLGLVLLVVIIIIAILIIRKPKYDARYGLEDDETKLSRRSSNATSNLSYRDGDVYYRDTRSQVRSMVISPNESSKGNLGRNNPVYEGEESGDTIAMGSVSPADNGSAKYGDTIDDKDQM from the exons ATGATGAAGGAGGCAATAGAGAGAGAG ATTACAGAAATATTCGAGAAGGATGTGACCCTGAAGGCATATTTCCGAGGCTGTACATTGCTTACCTTGAG GGCTGGCAGTGTGATGGCAGATGTTCAATTATGGATGAGTCCCCAGTTTACTGGAAGTCTTTCCGACATGACAAGAAGCTTCATAGATGGCCTCAATAGCACTAATGACGGCGGCACATATCTCGGGAGTTCACTAAGGGTAACAACCCCAACTGTCTCAG ATTACAATGAATGCGAAAACAACGACCAGAATTGCCACAGAGATGCTGAATGTGTTAACGAATTGGGGAAGTTCTCTTGTAAATGCAACGATGGATTTGATGGTGACGGCGTTTCTTGCAAGC CGGGATTTGTGAAGACGTTCTGGTGGGTGGTGATACTGCTCGGACTGGTTCTTcttgttgtcatcatcatcatagccattCTCATCATCAGGAAGCCCAAATACGATGCCAG GTACGGTCTGGAGGATGACGAGACAAAGCTATCTCGGCGTTCAAGTAACGCCACCAGTAACTTGTCTTACCGGGACGGTGACGTGTACTACCGAGACACTCGTAGCCAGGTGCGCTCCATGGTCATCAGCCCGAATGAGAGCTCCAAGGGCAACCTCGGCAGGAATAACCCGGTGTACGAGGGCGAGGAGAGTGGTGATACCATTGCCATGGGAAGCGTGAGCCCGGCGGATAATGGCAGCGCGAAGTACGGTGACACGATTGACGATAAAGATCAAATGTAA
- the LOC125560928 gene encoding uncharacterized protein LOC125560928 produces the protein MLKVLLCLQLVVIGWTEGVKLSIPILHMKLVDFPTNNNWETANPQSIDLAQKFCAIHLVQLDSNWNVSQVYGTAVNRISSFVYNDYINVQSPRPASNLSTINFHWSYSVPEEDIQGTELNDGPKLQFYEFGRIQELMLRNISKQMEIDLNAVARRLGVTVRDLSYSYDPARWEQVNHVMVSEGIKVHAVKLDLSGVDPLAQLVRLTSLQLQNATLSVFLELVPPLFPKKYILDSNTTTEMLNSLRISSDSSIVTIGRLVNYTTGLTSKDFGIIYNLTQNQYIAMEKATLLQISEACGMSNTQLMSMTLPDISRSVFGSTVVPAPCLILVREKGVAISALGVSSPGAKTALQLLLAATGQKWRQARLTESLELADWDILDSVTVDEFSKIANMTNLLSGSVSDLIAKMKTNGLSTQIPAHKTITKQFLENVFNISSVEVSSITGVSSADLQSSASPKLVETFLNATTAFFNITIDDIRKSLNVTFEELMHTPTVELQDVTPYVITHAVREQATLLNVSEVVANNLMHVFPDNGTIAQLKAGVDIVKSIIAMRSAYEQRFIQTYLDQSSVSDSGFDNMTILGAALSTSGFLKDQVRFLYGLNPEQMFILEALKIRDLQVYCGLGDSLLKSMTPFDLTAALVGLAAYAPSCKATGFYIAAKTQTLSKARSVCTSLNNMDMSLMRLTENCTGLTWRYSADIMRLRLQDWTATDKMTLTTLPSHTDLTLLLVPEKTFQYLLEKAVSARPDSSVMTAYREPVVQQLLDVFSTSTAEMSQVLGVSEESIGSLSLTGVVEQVINLVRSKYKVDLIPTAQSLIVSVDNLKFLAPTEWREVIPGLKQEILLSGSNMLNVTESDFGNLLLFANITELSLEQIKTKWDTDFKRILNGKNLAENKTISEIAREMGISNETLNSKTIIQFFNEYLSLTKKEMATLYKANILAVDLLAVFKFQEIPVMCSLSESVVNSKQPLTLLLFLTGNGDITSCRNLALISAMRDGPIDSMMSKFSLTLNQTASLLDFLERSTRLPWSNISLGLNVSVTDWPLFGALSIKTLSNITSMSVSSITSSYSFMDLGDIARRQITSQQKSSYHGDLVRLASSLFALNATEVCGACDIPRLPTLSILKAFLQRLGQVIFFDPNTLPKDLGYALEDFWETVPSEWPKTIPYIIPKSFANSSSMINVTENDLAKILGFPDKSHFLNMTLRDYTNFITTRLATLVKCSVDAKSVPLSRVAATNGIPDNSLAAMNVIDLINATCYGTSAANVSFIFRWSPSDVLVLSNYSLGNAAHCKGIAVSQVAQLTLMDLADVMLREVHGCPPPTPPPCRTGTVRLSPSTNCTDVNECSSPDICQSGQKCLNFFGGYQCVCESPGFTVINKLCETVLKYVITFTMPAEVFVSQYIDTSTPEYYTMKEAIQREVGISTHRPPNAT, from the exons TCCTGCACATGAAGCTTGTTGACTTTCCAACAAACAACAACTGGGAAACAGCTAATCCACAATCCATTGATCTTGCCCAAAAGTTCTGTGCAATTCATCTTGTGCAGCTTGATTCAAACTGGAATGTTTCTCAAGTTTATGGAACTGCGGTTAATAGGATTAGTTCATTTGTGTACAACGACTACATCAATGTTCAGAGTCCGAGACCTGCCTCAAATTTATCCACAATTAACTTCCACTGGAGTTACAGCGTTCCCGAGGAAGACATTCAAGGCACAGAGCTCAACGACGGACCAAAGCTACAGTTCTATGAGTTTGGTAGGATACAAGAATTGATGCTAAGAAACATTAGTAAGCAGATGGAGATAGACCTGAATGCAGTAGCACGTCGCCTTGGCGTCACTGTAAGAGATCTTAGCTATTCCTACGATCCGGCACGCTGGGAGCAGGTGAACCATGTCATGGTGAGCGAGGGTATAAAGGTACACGCTGTGAAACTGGACTTGAGTGGTGTTGACCCTCTTGCACAGCTCGTGCGACTCACATCTTTACAGCTCCAAAATGCCACCTTATCCGTTTTTCTTGAACTCGTTCCCCCTTTGTTccccaaaaaatatattctggACTCAAACACAACCACGGAAATGCTGAACAGTTTAAGAATCTCCTCTGATTCGAGCATTGTTACCATTGGACGTCTTGTAAATTATACCACAGGGCTCACAAGTAAAGACTTCGGCATAATTTACAACCTGACACAAAATCAGTACATTGCAATGGAAAAAGCCACTCTACTGCAGATATCGGAGGCTTGTGGGATGTCCAACACCCAGCTAATGAGTATGACCCTTCCCGACATATCTCGTAGTGTCTTTGGGTCCACGGTTGTACCTGCTCCGTGTTTAATTCTTGTCCGAGAGAAAGGTGTCGCTATCAGTGCTTTGGGCGTTTCTAGTCCTGGAGCGAAGACGGCACTGCAACTTCTTCTTGCAGCCACGGGACAAAAATGGCGACAGGCCCGTTTGACAGAGAGTTTGGAACTTGCTGACTGGGATATTTTAGACAGTGTCACAGTAGACGAGTTCTCTAAGATCGCTAATATGACAAATCTGCTGAGTGGGTCTGTAAGTGACCTCATAGCAAAAATGAAGACGAACGGACTAAGCACACAGATACCGGCACATAAAACCATCACAAAAcaatttttagaaaatgtgtTTAATATTTCCTCAGTTGAGGTGTCTTCGATAACAGGCGTTTCGTCTGCTGATCTCCAGTCAAGCGCTTCACCAAAGCTAGTAGAAACCTTTTTGAACGCAACAACTGCATTTTTTAACATCACAATCGATGATATCCGTAAATCACTAAACGTCACATTCGAGGAACTAATGCACACACCGACGGTAGAACTTCAAGATGTCACCCCGTATGTCATCACCCACGCGGTGCGAGAGCAAGCAACGTTGCTTAACGTGTCAGAGGTTGTTGCGAACAACCTAATGCATGTGTTCCCTGATAATGGTACCATCGCACAACTTAAGGCAGGGGTTGACATCGTAAAGAGCATCATAGCCATGAGAAGCGCATACGAACAGCGTTTTATACAAACATATCTTGATCAAAGCTCAGTGTCGGATTCTGGCTTTGATAACATGACAATTCTTGGAGCTGCTCTTAGTACAAGCGGTTTTCTTAAAGACCAAGTAAGATTTCTATACGGGCTCAACCCTGAGCAGATGTTCATTCTAGAAGCCCTGAAGATCAGAGACCTTCAGGTATATTGTGGCCTTGGTGACTCTCTACTAAAGTCCATGACTCCTTTTGATTTGACGGCAGCATTAGTAGGGCTTGCTGCCTACGCTCCATCTTGCAAGGCCACAGGGTTTTATATCGCAGCAAAGACACAGACATTAAGCAAGGCGCGGAGTGTATGTACATCTCTAAATAACATGGACATGTCCTTAATGCGACTCACAGAGAACTGCACAGGTCTTACTTGGCGCTACAGTGCAGATATAATGCGTCTTCGCTTGCAGGACTGGACAGCCACTGACAAAATGACCTTAACAACACTTCCTAGTCATACTGATCTGACACTCCTTTTGGTACCAGAGAAGACTTTCCAGTACTTGCTGGAGAAGGCCGTTTCTGCTCGTCCTGACTCTTCTGTGATGACCGCGTATCGGGAACCTGTTGTACAACAACTTTTAGATGTGTTTAGCACAAGTACTGCAGAAATGTCACAAGTTCTCGGGGTATCTGAAGAAAGCATAGGCTCACTGTCGCTGACTGGTGTTGTAGAACAAGTGATTAACCTTGTAAGGTCAAAGTACAAGGTCGACCTGATTCCTACAGCGCAGTCTTTGATCGTTTCTGTTGATAACCTGAAGTTTCTTGCTCCGACTGAATGGAGAGAGGTCATCCCAGGCTTGAAGCAAGAGATTCTGCTAAGTGGAAGCAATATGCTGAATGTCACAGAAAGTGATTTCGGTAACCTTTTGTTATTTGCAAACATCACAGAGTTGTCCCTGGAGCAGATAAAGACAAAGTGGGACACTGACTTTAAAAGAATCTTGAATGGGAAAAACCTTGCGGAAAATAAGACGATCTCTGAAATAGCAAGAGAAATGGGAATTTCTAATGAAACTCTGAACTCGAAAACTATCATTCAATTCTTTAACGAATATTTATCACTcactaaaaaagaaatggcAACACTGTACAAAGCAAACATATTAGCAGTAGATTTGCTAGCCGTCTTCAAATTCCAGGAAATTCCAGTAATGTGTAGCTTATCGGAATCTGTTGTGAACAGCAAGCAGCCACTCACtcttttgttatttcttaCTGGAAATGGGGACATCACATCGTGCCGCAATCTCGCTCTAATATCGGCAATGAGAGACGGTCCAATCGACAGTATGATGTCGAAATTCAGCCTTACCTTGAATCAAACTGCCTCCTTATTGGATTTCCTGGAGAGGTCCACTCGGCTACCGTGGAGCAATATTTCCTTGGGACTAAACGTGTCTGTGACTGACTGGCCTCTCTTTGGTGCACTTTCAATTAAAACATTGTCAAACATAACGTCGATGTCTGTGTCGTCCATTACTTCATCATATTCCTTTATGGATCTAGGTGATATAGCCCGGCGGCAAATAACTTCACAGCAGAAGAGCTCATACCATGGAGATCTAGTTCGTCTTGCTTCGTCTTTATTCGCGTTGAATGCCACTGAAGTTTGCGGGGCGTGTGATATTCCAAGACTGCCTACATTATCGATCTTGAAGGCTTTTCTACAGAGACTTGGACAAGTTATTTTTTTCGATCCAAACACTCTTCCAAAAGATTTGGGATACGCCCTAGAGGACTTCTGGGAAACCGTTCCATCCGAGTGGCCTAAGACAATCCCTTATATCATTCCAAAATCGTTTGCAAATTCATCTAGCATGATTAATGTAACTGAGAATGATCTCGCCAAAATATTGGGCTTCCCAGACAAAAGTCACTTCCTGAACATGACTTTGAGGGATTATACGAACTTTATCACAACTCGCTTGGCGACTCTTGTGAAGTGTAGCGTCGATGCAAAATCCGTGCCCTTGTCAAGGGTTGCAGCCACGAATGGTATCCCTGACAACTCTCTTGCAGCAATGAATGTTATAGATCTTATCAATGCAACATGCTACGGTACGTCCGCTGCAAATGTTTCCTTCATTTTTCGCTGGTCGCCATCAGATGTTTTAGTGCTGAGTAACTACTCGCTGGGGAATGCTGCCCACTGCAAGGGGATCGCCGTGAGCCAGGTGGCTCAGTTGACTCTTATGGATCTAGCGGACGTAATGCTTAGGGAGGTCCATGGATGCCCTCCCCCCACTCCACCCCCCTGCCGGACGGGTACTGTCCGGCTCTCACCGTCAACAAATTGCACAG ATGTCAATGAATGCTCCTCTCCAGATATTTGCCAGTCTGGACAGAAGTGCTTGAACTTCTTTGGCGGATATCAGTGCGTATGTGAATCCCCCGGCTTCACCGTCATCAATAAACTTTGTGAAA CGGTGCTTAAATACGTCATCACATTCACGATGCCTGCTGAGGTGTTTGTCTCTCAGTATATCGACACATCGACCCCTGAATACTACACGATGAAGGAGGCGATACAGAGAGAGGTAGGTATATCGACACATCGCCCCCCGAATGCTACATGA